From Actinopolymorpha cephalotaxi, one genomic window encodes:
- a CDS encoding DEAD/DEAH box helicase produces the protein MDVFEVHERMISDYRDFTSGFVEVRDERIKAFVDQQFEDGVQWPDPWVGLNPSFATGGAVPDLVAEGLLHPEAARIFRRKEHAEDAGRDPIVLHRHQREAVEIARTGASYVLTTGTGSGKSLSYIVPIVDSVLRERANGDRHPGVKAIVVYPMNALANSQVEELSKFLRYGYPDGQEPVTFARYTGQEAQDERRRILADPPDILLTNYVMLELVLTRPDERNQLVRAAQGLRFLALDELHTYRGRQGADVAMLIRRLRDECAADDLQVIGTSATMSSGGTVEDRSRVVAGVATRLFGTEVRPEHVVGETLVRATPEGADDGQLLGASVVQNQVQQARDFATFTSDPLASWIETTFGLTVEEGTERLVRRAPVTIPMAAAMLANLTGREEQSCQQALQNVLREGSGVRHPDSGRPVFAFRLHQFLSKGDTVYVSLEPEASRHITGTYQVRVPGAPEKALLPLGFCRECGQEYLVVARTTADAHDTFVSRRDADASGGDSVTGYLYISSDLPWPEDPLSSGRLPEPWLATDPATDRVEIIDSKRKYLPTKVYLRPDGTVDNTRTGLVAWFVSTPFAFCMRCGVAYEQVRGNDFGKLATLDAEGRSSAVSLLSASIVTALKSLPESQLPTRARKLLTFVDNRQDASLQAGHLNDFVQVSQLRAALHAALLAAGTEGLTHEALGDTVTRTLNLSTHDFAQAPEAKFGAKKDAERALRAMVEYQLYVDLQRGWRVTMPNLEQTGLLRIAYRDLPELAADEESWQGTYLLDKISPAQRQELCQILLDELRRVRAIDVDCLTDEGFDRLKRLTRAHLIEPWSVGEDDRVVEAGVAIPRPARAGGRRGVLAVSGRGAFGKYLRRDAAGLPNSAGLTSEDSSRVILDLFCVLKQAGILTRYDAADGAEYRINAGTLRWLPGDGRNGAIDPLRKSFSGEETARVNPFFRDLYRDLARRYAGLVAREHTAQVPQPKRLEREQQFRAGDLPLLYCSPTMELGVDISDLNAVALRNVPPTPANYAQRSGRAGRSGQQALVLTYCSTGNAHDSYWFRRSREMVAGSVIAPRLDLTNQDLIRSHVHAIWLAETNESMKSSITDLVEADGDAPTLHLLPNLWSAVNDPGVARRSQARAERVLEGLRATWALDSGDPGWWTNTWVHDQVKHAARAFDDAFDRWRSLYRTALQEVNEQHRLAISTTATRLARRQAERRRADARNQLTLLRNDDQEAGATDFYSYRYLASEGFLPGYSFPRLPLAAYIPARRGGKVDGDYLQRPRFVAISEFGPNSLIYHEGARYEVTRVQLPRDPGDTSGGGAVTEAAKRCEGCGYHHPVRVGLDVCENCGDRIGTTQHGLLRLQTVFTRRRERISSDEEERRKSGYELEVSYRFPDRGHSGDCLRAEAVTDTGVALELTQAEAAEIRIANVGRRRRKNPDERGFWLDLREGNWLSDKQAADTTVDAEALPDAEDIREREKVVPYVQDRRNLLVVRAAHRLPDEQAVTLRVALERAVEAEFQLEDSEIDSRELPDQDERGRFLLTEAAEGGAGVLARIIEDPGALARVARRALEIIHYEPGTGRDLHMPPGGTVRCERGCYDCLLSYGNQYEHTRINRHAIVDLLTLLTTARVEIGAGGRPREEQAEWLARLGDSSLEAKFIAWLTDTGRRLPDDAQRTLDELRVRPDFIYDLPGNPVALFIDGPHHDTATQQQRDDGAVQRLTDASWFVVRFRHDDDWSAVADRYEWLFGPGRSATPR, from the coding sequence GTGGACGTCTTCGAGGTCCATGAGCGGATGATCTCGGACTATCGGGACTTCACATCTGGCTTTGTAGAAGTGCGCGACGAACGGATCAAGGCGTTTGTCGATCAGCAGTTCGAAGACGGCGTGCAGTGGCCGGACCCATGGGTCGGGCTTAACCCCTCGTTCGCCACCGGCGGGGCGGTGCCGGACCTGGTCGCGGAAGGGTTGCTCCACCCCGAGGCGGCCCGCATCTTCCGCCGCAAGGAACACGCAGAGGACGCCGGCCGGGACCCAATCGTGCTTCATCGGCACCAGCGTGAGGCGGTCGAGATCGCCCGGACCGGCGCGAGCTACGTGCTCACCACCGGGACCGGATCAGGCAAGTCTCTCTCGTACATCGTGCCTATCGTCGATTCAGTCTTGCGGGAGCGCGCCAACGGCGACCGTCACCCCGGGGTCAAGGCGATCGTGGTCTACCCGATGAATGCGCTTGCCAACTCCCAGGTCGAAGAGCTCAGCAAGTTCCTGCGGTACGGCTACCCCGACGGCCAGGAACCGGTCACCTTCGCCCGGTACACAGGCCAGGAGGCGCAGGATGAACGTCGACGCATCCTCGCCGACCCGCCCGACATCCTGCTGACAAACTACGTGATGCTCGAGCTGGTGCTTACCCGGCCAGACGAACGTAACCAGCTGGTCCGCGCCGCCCAAGGCCTGCGGTTCCTCGCGCTCGACGAGCTGCACACCTACCGCGGCCGTCAAGGGGCGGACGTCGCCATGCTCATCCGTCGGCTGCGCGACGAGTGCGCAGCCGACGATCTGCAGGTGATCGGGACCAGCGCAACGATGTCCAGCGGCGGCACGGTCGAGGACCGAAGTCGCGTGGTCGCCGGAGTTGCCACCCGCCTCTTCGGTACCGAGGTCCGTCCCGAGCACGTGGTTGGCGAGACGCTCGTGCGAGCCACGCCAGAGGGCGCGGACGACGGGCAGCTGCTGGGCGCATCGGTAGTGCAGAACCAGGTCCAGCAGGCACGCGACTTCGCGACCTTCACCTCCGACCCGCTGGCGAGTTGGATCGAGACCACCTTCGGGCTAACCGTTGAGGAAGGCACCGAGCGGCTCGTCCGACGAGCGCCCGTCACGATTCCGATGGCCGCGGCCATGCTGGCCAACCTCACCGGTCGCGAGGAGCAGTCCTGCCAGCAGGCACTGCAGAACGTGCTGCGTGAAGGATCGGGCGTCAGACACCCCGACTCCGGCCGCCCCGTCTTCGCGTTTCGCCTGCACCAGTTCCTCTCCAAGGGCGACACGGTGTACGTCTCCCTTGAGCCGGAGGCGAGCCGCCACATCACTGGCACGTACCAGGTGCGTGTGCCCGGAGCACCCGAGAAGGCCCTACTGCCGCTCGGGTTCTGCCGCGAGTGCGGGCAGGAGTACCTCGTCGTAGCCCGCACGACTGCGGATGCCCACGACACCTTCGTCTCCCGCCGAGATGCCGACGCCAGCGGCGGCGACAGCGTTACCGGATACCTCTACATCAGCAGCGATCTCCCGTGGCCCGAGGACCCGCTCTCCTCCGGACGCCTGCCCGAGCCATGGCTCGCCACCGATCCAGCTACGGACCGGGTCGAGATCATTGACAGCAAGCGCAAGTACCTGCCCACCAAGGTCTACCTGCGGCCCGACGGAACCGTCGACAACACGCGCACCGGGCTGGTCGCATGGTTCGTCTCCACCCCGTTCGCGTTCTGCATGCGCTGCGGCGTCGCCTACGAACAAGTGCGGGGAAACGACTTCGGCAAGCTCGCGACCCTCGATGCAGAGGGACGCTCCAGTGCGGTGTCTCTGCTCAGCGCGTCTATCGTCACCGCCCTGAAGAGTCTCCCCGAGTCGCAGTTGCCGACCCGCGCCCGCAAGCTACTTACCTTCGTCGACAACCGCCAGGACGCGAGCCTCCAGGCCGGACACCTCAACGACTTCGTCCAGGTATCGCAGCTCCGGGCTGCACTTCACGCAGCTCTCCTCGCAGCCGGCACCGAAGGCCTGACCCACGAGGCCCTCGGTGACACGGTCACCCGGACCCTCAATCTGAGCACCCACGACTTCGCACAGGCACCAGAAGCCAAGTTCGGTGCGAAGAAGGACGCCGAACGGGCCCTGAGGGCAATGGTCGAGTACCAGCTCTACGTCGACCTCCAGCGCGGCTGGCGAGTCACGATGCCCAACCTCGAACAGACGGGGCTCCTGCGCATCGCCTACCGGGACCTGCCCGAGCTTGCCGCGGACGAGGAGTCCTGGCAGGGCACCTATCTGCTCGACAAGATCAGTCCTGCCCAGCGCCAAGAGCTTTGCCAGATCCTCCTCGACGAGCTGCGCCGGGTCCGTGCCATCGACGTCGACTGCCTCACTGACGAGGGCTTCGACCGGCTCAAGCGCCTCACCCGCGCGCACCTGATCGAGCCCTGGAGCGTGGGGGAGGACGACCGCGTGGTGGAGGCGGGCGTCGCGATTCCCCGACCCGCGCGTGCGGGAGGACGCAGAGGCGTCCTGGCCGTCTCCGGACGGGGTGCCTTCGGCAAGTACCTGCGACGCGACGCAGCCGGACTACCCAACTCCGCCGGGCTGACGTCGGAGGACTCCTCACGAGTCATCCTCGACCTGTTTTGCGTCCTCAAGCAGGCAGGCATACTCACCCGTTACGACGCGGCCGACGGCGCCGAGTACCGCATCAACGCAGGCACCCTGCGCTGGCTCCCCGGCGATGGCCGCAACGGCGCTATCGACCCGTTGCGGAAGTCCTTCAGTGGCGAGGAGACGGCCCGGGTCAACCCGTTCTTCCGTGACCTGTACCGCGACCTTGCACGCAGGTACGCCGGGCTCGTGGCCCGCGAGCACACCGCACAGGTCCCGCAGCCCAAGCGTCTAGAACGCGAGCAGCAGTTCCGCGCTGGCGATCTGCCGTTGCTCTACTGCTCTCCCACGATGGAACTCGGCGTCGACATCTCCGACCTCAATGCCGTCGCGCTGCGGAACGTACCGCCCACCCCGGCCAACTATGCCCAGCGGTCGGGCCGCGCTGGACGCAGCGGCCAGCAGGCGCTCGTGCTCACTTACTGCTCCACGGGCAATGCTCACGACAGCTACTGGTTCCGACGCTCGCGCGAGATGGTGGCAGGTTCCGTGATCGCCCCGCGCCTGGACCTCACCAACCAGGACCTGATCCGCTCCCACGTGCACGCCATCTGGCTCGCGGAGACCAACGAGTCCATGAAGTCGTCGATCACCGACCTCGTCGAGGCCGACGGAGACGCACCGACGTTGCACCTGCTGCCCAACCTCTGGAGCGCGGTCAACGACCCTGGCGTCGCCCGCCGGTCCCAGGCTCGGGCAGAGAGAGTGCTTGAGGGCCTGCGCGCCACCTGGGCCCTGGACTCCGGCGACCCGGGGTGGTGGACCAACACCTGGGTGCACGATCAGGTAAAGCACGCGGCCAGGGCGTTCGACGACGCGTTCGACCGGTGGCGCAGCCTGTATCGCACCGCCCTGCAAGAGGTGAACGAGCAGCACCGGCTTGCGATCAGTACTACCGCCACCCGCCTGGCCCGCCGGCAGGCCGAGCGCCGCCGCGCCGACGCACGCAACCAACTGACGCTCCTGCGCAACGACGATCAGGAAGCCGGCGCCACCGACTTCTACAGCTACCGTTACCTGGCCAGCGAAGGCTTCCTGCCTGGCTACTCCTTCCCGCGGCTACCGCTCGCTGCATATATCCCAGCCAGGCGCGGCGGGAAGGTCGACGGCGACTACCTGCAACGCCCCCGGTTCGTCGCCATCAGCGAGTTCGGCCCCAACAGCCTGATCTACCACGAGGGGGCCCGCTACGAGGTCACCCGGGTCCAGCTGCCCCGCGACCCCGGAGACACCTCCGGCGGCGGTGCGGTCACCGAGGCCGCCAAACGCTGCGAAGGGTGTGGCTACCACCATCCGGTGCGCGTCGGACTGGACGTCTGCGAGAACTGTGGCGACAGGATCGGGACAACCCAGCACGGTCTGCTCCGCCTGCAGACCGTCTTCACACGCCGCCGCGAACGGATCAGCAGCGACGAGGAAGAACGCCGCAAGTCCGGTTACGAGCTGGAGGTGTCGTACCGGTTCCCGGACCGCGGCCACTCCGGCGACTGCCTCCGGGCCGAGGCCGTCACCGACACCGGGGTTGCGCTCGAGCTGACCCAGGCCGAGGCGGCGGAGATCCGCATTGCCAACGTCGGCCGCCGACGCCGCAAGAACCCCGACGAACGCGGCTTCTGGCTCGACCTGCGTGAGGGCAACTGGCTGTCGGACAAGCAGGCCGCCGACACCACCGTCGACGCTGAGGCCCTCCCCGACGCCGAAGATATCCGCGAGCGGGAGAAGGTGGTGCCCTACGTGCAGGATCGCCGCAACCTGCTCGTCGTCCGCGCGGCCCACCGCCTGCCCGACGAGCAGGCGGTCACGTTACGGGTCGCCCTCGAGCGTGCGGTCGAGGCCGAGTTCCAGCTGGAGGACTCCGAGATCGACAGCCGCGAGCTGCCCGATCAGGACGAGCGCGGACGCTTCCTCCTCACGGAGGCAGCCGAAGGCGGGGCCGGGGTGCTCGCCCGCATCATCGAGGACCCGGGCGCTCTTGCAAGGGTGGCCCGACGTGCCCTGGAGATCATCCACTACGAGCCCGGCACCGGCCGCGACCTGCACATGCCGCCAGGCGGAACCGTGCGCTGCGAACGCGGCTGCTACGACTGCCTGCTCTCCTACGGCAACCAGTACGAGCACACGCGCATCAACCGGCACGCCATCGTCGATCTGCTCACTCTGCTGACCACAGCCAGGGTCGAGATCGGCGCAGGCGGGCGGCCGCGCGAGGAGCAGGCTGAGTGGCTCGCGCGCCTGGGCGACTCCTCGCTAGAGGCCAAGTTCATCGCCTGGCTCACCGACACCGGGCGCCGCCTGCCCGACGATGCTCAACGCACCCTCGATGAACTCCGGGTCCGCCCCGACTTCATCTACGACCTGCCCGGGAACCCCGTTGCCCTCTTCATCGACGGCCCGCACCACGACACCGCCACACAACAGCAGCGCGACGACGGTGCCGTGCAACGACTGACGGACGCCAGTTGGTTCGTGGTGCGCTTCCGGCACGATGACGACTGGTCGGCCGTCGCCGACCGCTACGAATGGCTGTTCGGCCCTGGAAGGAGCGCCACCCCGCGATGA
- a CDS encoding WhiB family transcriptional regulator, whose protein sequence is MTTTDMVTALDTPVEWLPLRVLEEHTATDGLCRQPEANPDAWYPERQAPDFLAAEADRLCGPCPVRAACLELAVRHEARGLDAWGIWGGTTPDQRRPLVQTRLRADAPHAGASTPESSRAGEVPPTSQPGTHHRRRPGGGRRRAGEAA, encoded by the coding sequence ATGACCACCACTGACATGGTGACCGCGCTGGACACGCCGGTGGAGTGGTTGCCGCTGCGCGTGCTGGAGGAACACACCGCGACGGACGGGCTGTGTCGCCAGCCGGAGGCGAACCCGGACGCCTGGTACCCCGAACGCCAGGCTCCGGACTTCCTGGCCGCCGAGGCCGACCGGCTGTGCGGGCCGTGCCCGGTCCGGGCGGCATGCCTGGAACTCGCCGTACGCCATGAGGCCCGCGGCCTGGACGCCTGGGGCATCTGGGGCGGCACCACCCCCGACCAGCGCCGACCACTCGTACAGACCAGGCTGCGCGCCGACGCACCGCACGCCGGAGCGTCGACTCCCGAGTCGTCCCGGGCTGGTGAGGTTCCCCCCACCTCCCAGCCCGGGACCCACCACCGCCGTCGCCCCGGTGGTGGCCGCCGCCGGGCGGGTGAGGCTGCATGA
- a CDS encoding helix-turn-helix domain-containing protein, translating to MAAAAEPRRFYSVAEVARILGTSEMTLYRAIHAGEFPAVRIRGRLIVPAKALDDMVEAALSTQAVVDAGDWVPAGGVA from the coding sequence GTGGCGGCGGCTGCGGAGCCGCGCCGGTTCTACAGCGTCGCCGAGGTGGCGCGGATCCTGGGCACGTCGGAGATGACGTTGTACCGCGCGATCCACGCGGGGGAGTTCCCGGCGGTGCGGATCCGGGGCCGGCTGATCGTGCCGGCGAAGGCGCTGGATGACATGGTCGAGGCCGCACTGAGTACGCAGGCGGTGGTGGATGCCGGGGACTGGGTGCCGGCCGGCGGTGTGGCCTGA
- a CDS encoding GntR family transcriptional regulator → MSGRPLDYSDPQQPYQQVAASLRAAITSGDIAVGDQLLSVRELAKEYGVSGGTIQQALRVLREEGLIVTWQGRGTFVRRRGNDKAGGTDADVPTIMRRLDEILDRIEHLEDQVAAVEDDLKKKPRPPRR, encoded by the coding sequence GTGAGCGGCAGACCCCTCGACTACTCCGACCCGCAGCAGCCCTACCAGCAGGTCGCTGCGAGCCTGCGCGCCGCCATCACCTCCGGCGACATCGCCGTCGGGGACCAACTTCTGTCCGTACGCGAACTCGCCAAGGAGTACGGCGTCTCAGGCGGCACCATCCAGCAAGCCCTGCGCGTACTCCGTGAAGAAGGCCTCATCGTCACCTGGCAAGGCCGCGGCACCTTCGTCCGCCGCCGCGGCAACGACAAGGCCGGCGGTACCGACGCGGATGTCCCCACGATCATGCGCCGCCTTGACGAGATCCTCGACCGGATCGAACACCTCGAGGACCAGGTGGCCGCCGTCGAGGACGACCTGAAGAAGAAGCCTCGCCCGCCACGGCGCTGA
- a CDS encoding helix-turn-helix domain-containing protein, giving the protein MTATVVTHTPPEGSTVAVSGNGTAVGVVGTWDGRRAKLLRLARRFSTEAFALKLGVGARTVSKWESQPDVVPRIEIQRALDTTLEHATTYEQVRFGLFLAAEGDTSPEAPRTVHPGPSGTTDSLFATATRSTMLDAGRIGSRVGDDVIAYLFEYVHSLSRDYTERPLIEEFADFQLIRDQAVGLLERTRRPSELADLNVVIGESTALMASIGFDLGRWDDAAMLARAATMYAENAGHASLEAWTLGLQGTLAFWAGKPEAALDHIELGLTRAPSGASRFRLRYIAARAHAVAGNPQGAAQMLQAAQRDREDAERSADPLHDGIGGEFAFDDGRAAACATSVWLAVNDGERVERAAEQALRLYARDAPDRSTASPVFGTRIDLAAGRLLMGDLAGAEAHLTPVLSAPPSTRMSLSGRMGTVRRLLARPQWQRNSHAGELSSTVSDWLSAGDAELS; this is encoded by the coding sequence ATGACCGCTACCGTTGTTACCCACACGCCTCCGGAGGGGAGCACCGTGGCCGTCTCGGGTAACGGAACTGCCGTCGGCGTCGTAGGCACGTGGGATGGTCGGCGAGCCAAGCTCCTGCGCCTCGCGCGCAGGTTCTCGACCGAAGCCTTCGCTCTTAAGCTCGGCGTCGGGGCGCGCACCGTGTCCAAGTGGGAGAGCCAGCCCGATGTCGTCCCTCGGATCGAGATTCAGCGGGCCCTGGACACCACTCTCGAGCATGCGACTACCTACGAACAAGTCCGCTTCGGCCTGTTCCTGGCGGCCGAAGGCGACACGTCGCCGGAGGCACCCCGCACCGTTCACCCAGGGCCGAGCGGCACAACGGATTCGCTGTTCGCGACCGCTACCCGGTCGACCATGCTGGACGCTGGCCGGATCGGCTCGAGGGTCGGTGACGATGTAATCGCCTATCTCTTCGAGTACGTCCACTCGCTTTCGCGCGACTACACCGAACGGCCACTCATCGAGGAGTTCGCGGACTTCCAGTTGATCCGCGACCAGGCCGTCGGCCTCCTGGAGAGGACCCGCCGACCGTCCGAGCTCGCCGATCTCAATGTGGTCATCGGCGAGTCAACCGCGCTGATGGCGTCCATCGGGTTCGACCTCGGCCGCTGGGACGACGCAGCGATGCTGGCCCGGGCGGCGACCATGTACGCGGAGAACGCAGGCCACGCGTCACTGGAGGCCTGGACGCTCGGGCTCCAGGGCACGCTCGCATTCTGGGCCGGAAAGCCAGAAGCCGCCCTGGACCACATCGAACTCGGGCTCACACGAGCACCATCCGGTGCCTCGCGATTCCGGCTCCGCTACATCGCCGCACGCGCCCACGCCGTCGCCGGCAACCCACAAGGCGCAGCCCAGATGCTCCAAGCGGCGCAACGCGACCGCGAAGACGCCGAACGCTCCGCCGATCCCCTTCACGACGGTATCGGCGGCGAGTTCGCGTTCGACGACGGCCGTGCTGCCGCATGCGCCACCTCCGTCTGGCTGGCAGTCAACGACGGCGAGCGAGTTGAGCGGGCCGCGGAACAGGCATTGAGGCTGTACGCGCGTGACGCACCCGACCGGTCGACGGCTTCTCCAGTCTTCGGGACACGCATTGACCTCGCTGCAGGTCGCCTACTGATGGGCGACCTAGCGGGCGCCGAAGCCCATCTGACGCCGGTACTGTCCGCGCCACCATCAACCCGGATGTCGCTGTCCGGCCGAATGGGCACAGTACGGCGCCTCCTCGCACGGCCACAATGGCAGCGCAACTCGCACGCCGGCGAACTAAGCAGCACAGTCTCCGACTGGCTGTCCGCTGGAGATGCAGAACTAAGCTAG
- a CDS encoding NAD-dependent epimerase/dehydratase family protein — protein MRLLVLGGTKFVGREVVYQALSCGWAVTTFNRGRSGEDPVGVQAIRGDRSVEADVSRLAECGPWDAVVDTSAYVPRNMLAVARRLEPVASRYVLISTVSVYAGWPVEPLSEDSPLLVAPPDAGPDFGEDTEDGPTQYGYQKAGTEAAVKDVFGSERTTVLRPGVVLGPGEYVGRLPWWLRRAAAGGRVVAPAPPQRSIQPVDVRDLAAFALRCVEHGTAGAFNVTAPIGRETFGGLLTACAQATGGDPEYVWIPDEALLEAGVRQWSELPLWRTFEGVWRVDSTPALRAGLDCRPLAETVRDTWQWLVETGAEQMHERAVELGLSPERERELLAMVGGSN, from the coding sequence ATGAGGTTGCTGGTGCTGGGTGGGACGAAGTTCGTAGGCCGCGAGGTCGTCTACCAGGCGTTGAGCTGCGGTTGGGCCGTAACGACGTTCAACCGCGGACGCTCCGGTGAGGACCCCGTCGGCGTCCAAGCGATCCGAGGAGATCGATCCGTCGAGGCTGACGTTTCACGTCTCGCGGAGTGCGGGCCCTGGGACGCCGTGGTGGACACCTCTGCCTATGTTCCTCGCAACATGCTCGCCGTCGCCCGGCGCCTGGAACCGGTGGCTTCGCGGTACGTGCTGATCTCGACGGTGAGCGTCTACGCTGGCTGGCCTGTGGAGCCCCTGTCCGAGGACTCGCCACTGCTTGTAGCGCCACCCGACGCCGGGCCAGACTTCGGGGAGGACACCGAGGACGGGCCCACACAGTATGGCTATCAGAAGGCGGGCACCGAGGCCGCCGTCAAAGACGTGTTCGGCTCCGAGCGGACGACCGTGCTGCGCCCGGGGGTCGTGCTCGGACCTGGTGAGTACGTCGGTCGTCTTCCGTGGTGGTTGCGGCGGGCTGCAGCGGGCGGACGGGTTGTAGCGCCTGCACCTCCGCAGCGGTCGATTCAGCCCGTCGACGTCCGCGACCTCGCGGCGTTCGCGCTCAGGTGTGTCGAGCACGGCACCGCCGGGGCATTCAATGTCACGGCACCGATAGGTCGGGAGACGTTCGGCGGGTTGCTTACGGCGTGTGCGCAGGCGACTGGTGGGGATCCGGAGTACGTGTGGATCCCGGACGAGGCGCTGCTCGAAGCGGGCGTACGCCAGTGGTCCGAGCTCCCGCTGTGGCGGACGTTCGAGGGCGTGTGGAGAGTCGACTCGACCCCTGCACTACGTGCAGGTCTTGACTGTCGCCCCCTGGCTGAAACGGTACGAGACACGTGGCAGTGGTTGGTCGAGACCGGGGCCGAGCAGATGCACGAGCGGGCTGTCGAACTCGGACTCAGCCCGGAGCGTGAGCGCGAGTTGCTCGCCATGGTCGGCGGATCTAACTAG